The following are encoded together in the Novipirellula galeiformis genome:
- a CDS encoding efflux RND transporter periplasmic adaptor subunit yields the protein MKFSLKTLLWGILLIAAIMAGVFAMFPKPVAVESATAKIGLLRVTVQEDGKTRIREKYVVSAPVSGRVSRIELDAGDQCSEATLLAVILPSAPAMLDARARAEAIARVQAAEAALQRAQSNREQAVIHHELNITKLTRAQKLRPSNAISQSEFDIAQTESLASAQAIQTARFETEIASFELTMAKAAVNQFSESAEDTNVDPFEIAAPIAGRVLRVIQESSAVVAVGTPLIELGDPRNLEIEIDVLSSDAVRIQPGAKLTVEHWGGETPLQGYVRVIEPRAFTKVSSLGVEEQRVNVIADFNEPPERIASLGDGYRVEANITVNEIPDALIIPNSALFRHQRKWHVLTINDGKAELQAVEIGAQNESETQITAGLELGTEVIVYPSDTLKPGTLVRPTIRS from the coding sequence ATGAAGTTTTCCTTGAAAACATTGCTGTGGGGCATTCTGCTAATCGCGGCCATCATGGCGGGCGTGTTTGCCATGTTCCCCAAGCCGGTGGCCGTGGAGTCGGCGACGGCCAAAATCGGTTTGTTACGAGTCACCGTGCAAGAAGACGGCAAGACGCGAATTCGTGAGAAATACGTCGTCTCGGCCCCCGTCTCGGGACGCGTCTCACGCATTGAATTGGATGCGGGAGACCAGTGTAGCGAAGCGACGTTGTTGGCGGTCATTTTACCCAGCGCGCCGGCGATGCTCGATGCTCGCGCACGAGCCGAGGCGATCGCGCGTGTGCAAGCGGCCGAGGCCGCGTTGCAACGTGCCCAATCGAACCGCGAACAGGCGGTGATCCACCACGAGTTAAACATCACAAAACTCACACGTGCGCAAAAGCTGCGTCCCAGCAATGCGATTTCGCAAAGTGAGTTTGACATTGCCCAAACGGAAAGTTTAGCGAGTGCCCAAGCGATCCAAACGGCTCGTTTCGAGACCGAAATCGCGAGTTTCGAATTGACGATGGCCAAGGCGGCGGTGAATCAATTTTCCGAATCCGCGGAAGACACGAACGTCGACCCCTTCGAGATCGCAGCCCCGATTGCGGGTCGAGTGTTGCGCGTGATACAAGAAAGCTCCGCTGTGGTCGCCGTGGGGACCCCATTGATTGAACTAGGCGATCCGCGAAATCTTGAAATTGAAATTGACGTCTTGTCCAGCGACGCCGTCCGCATCCAACCGGGAGCAAAGCTGACGGTCGAACACTGGGGCGGCGAAACGCCATTGCAGGGATACGTGCGCGTGATCGAACCTCGCGCGTTCACCAAAGTGTCTTCACTGGGCGTCGAGGAACAACGTGTCAACGTGATCGCGGATTTTAATGAACCGCCCGAGCGAATTGCTTCACTCGGCGATGGCTATCGCGTCGAAGCCAACATTACTGTCAACGAAATTCCCGATGCGTTGATCATTCCCAACAGTGCCTTGTTTCGCCATCAACGAAAGTGGCATGTACTAACGATCAACGACGGCAAAGCCGAGTTGCAAGCGGTCGAGATTGGTGCACAAAACGAATCGGAAACTCAAATTACGGCGGGGCTAGAATTAGGCACCGAGGTGATCGTCTATCCCAGTGACACGTTAAAACCGGGAACCTTGGTTCGTCCCACCATCCGTTCTTAG
- a CDS encoding OsmC family protein gives MSVNIQAVYTGNLGVRATHGPSGKELTTDAPVDNGGQGTSFSPTDLVATALGSCVLTIIGLMADRHDLDLNGTTVSVTKDMVAKPLRRIGRLETIVTVPQGRVVDTDMRKRLENAAHQCPVHQSLHADIDAPITFVYE, from the coding sequence ATGTCTGTTAATATCCAAGCCGTTTACACCGGGAATCTCGGCGTGCGAGCAACCCACGGCCCCAGCGGCAAGGAGTTGACCACCGATGCCCCCGTCGATAATGGCGGGCAAGGGACGAGTTTCTCGCCGACCGATTTGGTCGCCACGGCGCTAGGCAGTTGCGTGCTCACGATCATTGGCTTGATGGCCGATCGACACGACCTCGATCTGAACGGGACGACCGTCAGCGTGACCAAAGATATGGTCGCCAAGCCGCTCCGACGGATCGGGCGTCTTGAGACGATCGTGACGGTCCCCCAAGGACGTGTCGTCGACACCGACATGCGGAAACGGTTGGAAAATGCCGCTCACCAATGTCCGGTTCATCAAAGCTTGCACGCCGACATCGATGCCCCGATCACGTTTGTCTACGAGTAG
- a CDS encoding XylR family transcriptional regulator — translation MLKKKRVALMIETSTIYGRQLLEGVIRFRRTHHDWSIFLEQRDLTAKPPAWLANWTGNGIISRVTTAEFAKTVRHNGIPMVELTDRGQDFGFPVIRSDDAEIGRLAAEHLTERGFQNFAFCGFQSEEWSTLREQAFVRHAPASTQACEIYRSIWQGEEARSAEDEQAELLKWLLGLPKPVGIFCCNDVRGQQVLEACAQSELVIPEEVAVIGTDNDRVLCELCDPSLSSVIPNAEEIGFQAAELLARLMAGEAAENKLHLIPPLGIQVRQSSDIVAIDDPSIAAALSYIREQACDGITVQNVINHSGLSRSTLERQLRKLLGRSPQQEIRHVQIKRARRLLTETDLPMERIASLCGFDHPEYMHVVFRRETKMTPGQYRRSPKGNP, via the coding sequence ATGTTGAAGAAAAAACGGGTCGCGTTGATGATCGAGACGTCGACCATCTACGGGCGCCAGCTTCTCGAGGGAGTCATTCGATTTCGACGAACCCACCACGATTGGTCCATTTTTCTCGAGCAACGAGATTTGACGGCGAAACCGCCCGCTTGGCTGGCCAACTGGACCGGCAACGGCATCATTTCTCGAGTGACGACGGCTGAGTTCGCCAAGACGGTGCGGCATAATGGAATTCCGATGGTGGAATTGACCGACCGCGGCCAAGATTTTGGCTTTCCCGTGATCCGGTCCGACGATGCTGAAATCGGTCGTTTGGCGGCGGAACACTTGACCGAACGCGGTTTTCAAAATTTCGCCTTCTGTGGTTTTCAGTCCGAAGAATGGTCGACTCTCCGCGAACAAGCGTTCGTCCGGCACGCCCCCGCGTCGACCCAGGCGTGTGAGATCTATCGCTCCATTTGGCAAGGTGAGGAAGCTCGCTCGGCCGAAGATGAACAAGCCGAATTGTTGAAGTGGTTGCTCGGTTTGCCCAAGCCCGTGGGGATTTTTTGTTGCAATGATGTCCGCGGGCAACAAGTCCTCGAAGCGTGTGCCCAATCGGAGCTTGTGATTCCCGAGGAAGTGGCAGTGATCGGCACCGACAATGACCGCGTGCTTTGCGAGTTGTGTGATCCGTCACTCTCGAGCGTCATTCCTAACGCCGAGGAAATTGGGTTCCAGGCTGCGGAACTTTTGGCGCGGTTGATGGCGGGCGAAGCGGCCGAGAACAAGCTTCACCTGATTCCTCCGTTAGGCATCCAAGTCCGTCAATCATCCGACATTGTGGCCATTGATGATCCATCGATCGCCGCGGCGCTCTCCTACATTCGGGAACAGGCGTGCGATGGAATCACCGTGCAAAATGTGATCAACCATTCCGGGCTTTCACGTAGCACCTTGGAACGTCAATTGAGAAAATTGTTGGGGCGTTCTCCGCAACAAGAGATCCGACATGTACAAATCAAACGAGCTCGTCGCCTGTTGACGGAAACGGATCTACCGATGGAACGCATCGCCTCACTTTGCGGCTTTGATCACCCCGAATACATGCACGTCGTCTTTCGCCGCGAAACGAAGATGACGCCCGGACAATACCGGCGAAGCCCTAAGGGCAATCCCTAA
- a CDS encoding DUF58 domain-containing protein yields MRILDLVTPGELSRVAALQLLARQIVEGFCSGRHRSPHKGFSVEFKQHRQYVPGDELKNIDWKAFGKSDRLYIREYEEETNLRCTLLVDRSGSMQYCGERSNGLSKDQYTQRLGASLAYLMLAQQDAAGVITFDDRPRSIVPTRGRPSHLRSVLAALSGPPQGRETDLGGALRMLVPKLGRRGLVVILSDAMGDLESLNRSLAQIRSRKHEVVFFQILDPDEVDFPFTGRVQFRDLEGMAEDQTVDAVSIRNAYLERLAQHNTRLRDTCRRHRIDLVSIRTDQLYDDALHQYVSLRRQLS; encoded by the coding sequence ATGCGAATCCTCGACCTCGTCACTCCAGGTGAACTTTCCCGTGTCGCCGCACTGCAATTGTTAGCGCGGCAAATCGTCGAAGGTTTCTGCTCGGGACGTCACCGATCGCCCCACAAAGGGTTCAGCGTCGAATTCAAACAGCATCGTCAATACGTCCCCGGCGATGAGTTGAAGAACATCGATTGGAAAGCGTTTGGCAAGAGTGACCGTCTGTACATCCGTGAGTACGAAGAGGAAACCAATCTACGCTGCACGCTACTCGTCGACCGCAGCGGATCGATGCAGTATTGCGGCGAACGTTCCAACGGCTTGAGCAAGGACCAGTACACTCAGCGTCTGGGGGCGTCGCTGGCCTACTTGATGCTCGCCCAACAAGACGCCGCTGGCGTGATCACGTTCGATGACCGACCGCGATCGATCGTGCCGACACGGGGGCGTCCGTCGCATCTTCGCTCGGTCCTCGCCGCGCTCAGCGGTCCACCGCAAGGCCGTGAAACGGACTTGGGAGGAGCGCTCCGCATGTTGGTTCCCAAGTTAGGACGACGGGGATTGGTCGTGATCTTGTCCGATGCGATGGGAGATCTCGAATCGCTGAATCGTTCCTTGGCGCAAATTCGATCTCGAAAGCATGAAGTCGTTTTCTTTCAGATCCTAGATCCAGATGAAGTTGATTTCCCGTTCACCGGGCGCGTGCAGTTTCGCGATCTCGAAGGGATGGCCGAGGATCAAACGGTCGATGCCGTTTCCATTCGCAATGCGTATCTCGAACGACTCGCACAACACAACACACGACTCCGAGACACTTGTCGTCGCCATCGCATTGACCTCGTCTCGATTCGCACCGACCAGCTTTACGACGACGCGTTGCACCAATATGTCTCGCTGCGGAGACAATTGTCATGA